In one Desulfoferula mesophila genomic region, the following are encoded:
- the rsfS gene encoding ribosome silencing factor: protein MLCAAAALDKKGEDLVVLEVDQLTGYADYFILVSGRSTRQASSVGENIVRVLKKAGRPALGIEGLKEGRWILLDFGEVVVHVFHQPVRKFYDLDSLWGDAPRLEPQAAELAAALPLPGKPATQ from the coding sequence GTGCTATGCGCCGCCGCCGCCCTGGACAAAAAGGGCGAGGATCTGGTGGTCCTGGAGGTGGACCAGCTCACGGGATATGCCGATTATTTCATCCTGGTGAGCGGCCGCTCCACCCGCCAGGCCAGCTCGGTGGGCGAAAACATCGTCAGGGTGCTCAAAAAGGCGGGACGCCCGGCCCTGGGAATCGAGGGGCTCAAGGAAGGTCGCTGGATCTTGCTGGACTTCGGCGAGGTGGTGGTGCACGTGTTCCACCAGCCGGTGCGGAAATTCTACGACCTGGACTCCCTGTGGGGCGACGCCCCCCGGCTGGAGCCCCAAGCGGCGGAGTTGGCCGCCGCCCTTCCTCTGCCCGGCAAGCCCGCGACGCAATAA
- a CDS encoding glutamate-5-semialdehyde dehydrogenase has product MSVEQLVKDICVQARQAARRLSVVPTGVKNQILLDLAQALEQNAPVLQEANALDLAAGREAGLSAAMLDRLTLSDKVIASMAQGLRDVAALPDPVGEITGMARRPNGLLVGRQRIPLGVIGFIYESRPNVTVDAAGLCLKSGNAVVLKGGKEAINSNLALAKLIDQVLEAGGVPQGAVSIIPTTDRAATTALLKQDELVDVIIPRGGEGLIRFVAENSSIPVLKHYKGVCHLYVDQSADHDMAVAIAINGKCQRPGVCNALETMLVHADEATVFLPKAAQALMAQGVEIRGCPRTLELVPGAVAAQEEDWPAEFLDLILAVKVVESMDEAMDHIARYGSQHTEAIVTSDYARGRRFIDSVDSSLVLVNASTRFNDGGELGLGAEIGINTSKLHAFGPMGLTELTTTKFIAFGDGQVRS; this is encoded by the coding sequence ATGTCTGTTGAGCAGCTAGTCAAGGATATTTGCGTCCAGGCCCGCCAGGCGGCCCGGCGTCTGTCCGTGGTGCCCACCGGGGTGAAGAACCAAATCCTCTTGGATCTGGCCCAGGCCCTGGAGCAAAACGCCCCCGTCCTGCAAGAGGCCAACGCCCTGGATCTGGCCGCCGGGCGCGAGGCCGGGCTTAGCGCCGCCATGCTCGACCGCCTCACCCTGTCCGACAAGGTAATCGCCTCTATGGCCCAGGGTCTCCGAGACGTGGCCGCCCTGCCTGATCCGGTTGGAGAGATCACCGGCATGGCCCGCCGCCCCAACGGCCTATTGGTGGGCCGCCAGCGCATTCCCCTGGGGGTTATCGGCTTCATCTACGAGTCGCGGCCCAACGTCACCGTGGACGCGGCCGGGTTGTGCCTCAAGTCGGGCAACGCGGTGGTCCTAAAGGGCGGCAAGGAGGCCATCAACTCCAACTTGGCCCTGGCCAAGCTCATCGACCAGGTGCTGGAGGCCGGCGGCGTGCCCCAGGGCGCGGTAAGCATCATCCCCACCACCGACCGGGCCGCCACCACCGCCCTACTCAAGCAGGACGAGCTGGTGGACGTGATCATCCCCCGGGGTGGCGAGGGCCTCATCCGCTTCGTGGCCGAAAACAGCTCCATCCCGGTGCTCAAGCACTACAAGGGGGTGTGCCACCTCTATGTGGACCAGAGCGCGGACCACGACATGGCCGTGGCCATCGCCATCAACGGCAAGTGCCAGCGCCCCGGGGTGTGCAACGCCCTGGAGACCATGCTGGTGCACGCGGATGAGGCGACCGTGTTTTTGCCCAAGGCGGCCCAGGCCCTCATGGCGCAGGGGGTGGAGATTCGGGGCTGCCCCCGCACCCTGGAGTTGGTGCCCGGGGCCGTGGCGGCCCAAGAGGAAGATTGGCCCGCGGAGTTCCTGGATTTGATCCTGGCGGTGAAGGTGGTGGAGAGCATGGACGAGGCCATGGACCACATCGCCCGCTACGGCAGCCAGCACACCGAGGCCATCGTCACCAGCGACTACGCCAGGGGGCGGCGCTTCATCGACAGCGTGGACTCCTCCCTGGTGTTGGTCAACGCCTCCACCCGTTTCAACGACGGCGGGGAGCTGGGCCTGGGCGCGGAGATCGGCATCAACACCAGCAAGCTGCACGCCTTCGGGCCCATGGGGCTTACCGAGTTGACCACCACCAAGTTCATCGCCTTTGGCGACGGTCAGGTGCGTTCCTAG
- the proB gene encoding glutamate 5-kinase, with protein MSRAEIIEESRRVVVKVGSGVLTGPQGLDIARVADLAGQIARLRARGLQVVLVSSGAIATGAAHLRPGFTPSSIPEKQAAAAMGQARLMQAYEDAFAPHGVKVAQVLLTGGDLRRRKRYLNARNTLITLLGWGVLPIINENDTVAVAEIKLGDNDNLAATLTNLLGVDLLINLTNVNGVMDADPRKDPLAKRIPLVEKVTPKLLKAASSLPGSVGRGGVLSKVKAADKAGRCGAHTIVADGTRAGVIDELCAGQDLGTLFLPRSERLTRRKAWIAFDSEAVGELVVDEGAVRPLCEGGKSLLAAGIRQVRGDFLGGAAVRVVGPGEVVLGVGLTNYSAEELAAIKGLRSQEIESRLGYKDYDEVIHRDNLVVFDLEDGESVACLLSS; from the coding sequence GTGAGCAGGGCTGAGATAATCGAGGAAAGCCGCCGAGTGGTGGTCAAGGTGGGCTCCGGGGTGCTCACCGGCCCCCAGGGCCTGGACATCGCCCGGGTGGCCGACCTGGCCGGACAGATAGCCCGCCTGCGCGCCCGCGGCCTCCAGGTGGTGCTGGTCTCCTCCGGGGCCATCGCCACGGGCGCGGCCCACTTGCGCCCCGGTTTCACCCCCTCTTCCATACCCGAAAAGCAGGCCGCCGCGGCCATGGGCCAAGCCCGCCTCATGCAGGCCTATGAGGACGCCTTCGCCCCCCACGGGGTCAAGGTGGCCCAGGTGCTTTTGACCGGCGGCGACCTCAGGCGGCGCAAGCGCTACCTCAACGCCCGCAACACCCTCATCACCCTGTTGGGCTGGGGGGTGCTGCCCATCATCAACGAAAACGACACCGTGGCCGTGGCCGAAATCAAGCTGGGCGACAACGACAACCTGGCCGCCACCCTGACCAACCTGCTGGGCGTGGACCTGCTCATCAACCTGACCAACGTCAACGGCGTCATGGACGCCGATCCCCGCAAGGACCCTCTGGCCAAGCGCATACCCCTGGTGGAAAAGGTCACGCCTAAGCTTTTGAAGGCGGCCAGCTCCCTGCCCGGCTCGGTAGGGCGCGGCGGGGTGCTCAGCAAGGTCAAGGCCGCCGACAAGGCCGGACGCTGCGGGGCCCACACCATCGTGGCCGACGGCACGCGGGCGGGGGTGATCGACGAGCTGTGCGCCGGGCAAGACCTGGGCACCCTGTTTTTGCCCCGCTCCGAGCGTCTCACCCGGCGCAAGGCCTGGATCGCCTTTGACTCCGAGGCGGTGGGCGAGCTGGTGGTGGACGAGGGCGCGGTGCGCCCCCTGTGCGAGGGCGGCAAGAGCCTGCTGGCCGCCGGCATCCGCCAGGTGCGCGGCGACTTCCTGGGCGGCGCGGCGGTTCGCGTGGTGGGGCCCGGCGAGGTGGTCCTCGGGGTGGGGCTCACCAACTATTCCGCCGAGGAGCTGGCGGCCATCAAGGGCCTGCGCTCCCAGGAAATAGAAAGCCGCTTGGGGTATAAGGACTATGACGAGGTGATTCACCGCGACAATCTGGTGGTGTTCGATCTGGAAGATGGGGAGAGCGTGGCATGTCTGTTGAGCAGCTAG
- a CDS encoding endonuclease III domain-containing protein translates to MSTSQRLNELYERLLEAYGPLNWWPGDSPFEVMVGAVLTQNTNWGNVEKAIANLKEAGALSLAAMSRLEPARLAGLIRPAGYYNLKAKRLANLLAMINQRYEGDLEWLFASPLEEMRRALMEVKGVGPETADSICLYAADKPVFVIDAYTFRILGRHGLAEEDMGYFELQELFMDALPHDPAMFNQFHAMLVHLGKDRCKKSNPRCEGCPAQDW, encoded by the coding sequence ATGTCCACCAGCCAGCGCCTCAACGAGCTTTACGAGCGCCTGTTAGAGGCCTACGGCCCCCTGAACTGGTGGCCCGGGGACAGCCCCTTCGAGGTCATGGTGGGGGCGGTGCTCACCCAGAACACCAACTGGGGCAACGTGGAAAAGGCCATCGCCAATCTCAAGGAGGCCGGGGCGCTCTCCCTGGCCGCCATGAGCCGCCTGGAGCCCGCCCGCCTGGCCGGGTTGATCCGCCCGGCGGGCTACTACAATCTCAAGGCCAAGCGCCTGGCCAACCTTTTGGCCATGATCAACCAGCGCTACGAAGGCGACCTGGAGTGGCTTTTCGCCAGTCCCCTGGAAGAGATGCGCCGGGCTCTCATGGAGGTGAAGGGGGTGGGTCCGGAAACGGCGGACAGCATTTGCCTGTACGCGGCGGACAAGCCGGTGTTCGTCATCGACGCCTACACCTTCCGCATCCTGGGCCGCCACGGCCTGGCCGAGGAAGACATGGGCTACTTCGAGTTGCAGGAGCTGTTCATGGACGCCCTGCCCCACGACCCCGCCATGTTCAACCAGTTCCACGCCATGCTGGTGCACCTGGGCAAGGACCGCTGCAAAAAGAGCAACCCCCGCTGCGAGGGCTGCCCGGCCCAAGACTGGTAA
- the gpmI gene encoding 2,3-bisphosphoglycerate-independent phosphoglycerate mutase, with protein sequence MPAHAPVALIILDGWGINPAKEGNAVALADTPYMDSLFKDYPHTSLLCSGEAVGLPAGQMGNSEVGHLNLGAGRVVYQDISRINNAVANGELGQNAEFQKAFAAAKKDGHALHLLGLVSDGGVHSLLTHLEALISAAGQAGVKRIFIHAFLDGRDTPPDSGAGYLKQLEDFLNDNSPALLASVTGRYWAMDRDKRWDRVQKAYDALVRGKGRLVGDLVTAVEEDYSNQEFDEFIKPTVRMNEDGQAVGTIKDGDAVIFFNFRADRARELTWAFNAPDFDGFDVRDRPKLGYYVCMTQYDQHLQVPVAFGPQRLEDTLAEVVSRAGKKQLHIAETEKYAHVTFFFNGGVEDPVPGEDRVLIPSPKEVATYDEKPAMSAVEVTDEVVERIASDRYDLIVMNYANGDMVGHTGVLAAAVAAMETLDRCLARVVPALLIAGGRVLLTADHGNAEQMIDPLTGGPYTAHTVGNPVPLVLIDPARQDASLRSDGALRDVAPTVLDLMGLVPPKAMTGKSLLDTGE encoded by the coding sequence ATGCCGGCCCACGCCCCGGTTGCTTTGATCATTCTGGACGGTTGGGGCATCAATCCCGCGAAAGAGGGCAATGCCGTGGCCTTGGCCGACACGCCCTACATGGATTCGCTTTTTAAGGACTACCCCCACACCAGCCTGCTGTGCAGCGGCGAGGCCGTGGGGCTACCCGCCGGGCAGATGGGCAACTCCGAGGTGGGACACCTCAACCTGGGCGCCGGCCGCGTCGTCTATCAGGACATCAGCCGCATCAACAACGCCGTGGCCAACGGCGAGTTGGGCCAAAACGCCGAGTTTCAAAAGGCCTTCGCCGCCGCCAAAAAAGACGGCCACGCCCTGCACCTCCTGGGCCTGGTCAGCGACGGGGGGGTGCACTCGCTGCTCACGCACCTGGAGGCGCTGATTAGCGCCGCGGGCCAGGCCGGGGTGAAGCGCATCTTCATCCACGCCTTTTTGGACGGCCGCGACACCCCACCCGATTCCGGAGCTGGCTATCTCAAGCAACTCGAGGACTTTTTGAACGACAACTCCCCCGCCCTGCTGGCCAGCGTGACCGGGCGTTATTGGGCCATGGACCGGGACAAGCGTTGGGACCGGGTTCAAAAGGCCTACGACGCCCTGGTGCGGGGCAAGGGCCGCCTGGTGGGCGATCTGGTCACCGCGGTGGAAGAGGACTACTCCAACCAGGAGTTCGACGAATTCATCAAGCCCACGGTGCGCATGAACGAAGACGGCCAGGCGGTGGGCACGATCAAGGACGGCGACGCGGTCATCTTTTTCAACTTCCGCGCCGACCGGGCCCGGGAGCTGACCTGGGCCTTCAACGCGCCGGACTTCGACGGCTTCGACGTGCGCGATCGGCCCAAGCTGGGCTACTACGTATGCATGACCCAGTACGACCAGCATCTCCAGGTGCCGGTGGCCTTTGGACCCCAACGACTGGAAGACACCTTGGCCGAGGTGGTTTCACGGGCGGGCAAAAAGCAGTTGCACATCGCCGAAACCGAAAAGTACGCCCACGTCACTTTCTTCTTCAACGGGGGGGTGGAAGACCCGGTCCCCGGCGAAGACCGGGTGTTGATCCCCTCGCCCAAGGAAGTGGCCACCTACGACGAGAAGCCCGCCATGAGCGCGGTGGAGGTGACCGACGAGGTGGTGGAACGTATCGCCTCCGACCGATATGATTTAATAGTCATGAACTACGCCAACGGCGACATGGTGGGCCACACCGGGGTGTTGGCCGCGGCCGTCGCGGCCATGGAGACCCTGGACCGCTGCCTGGCCCGGGTGGTGCCCGCCCTGCTGATAGCCGGCGGCCGGGTGCTCTTGACCGCTGACCACGGCAACGCCGAACAGATGATCGATCCGCTCACCGGGGGTCCCTACACGGCGCACACCGTGGGCAACCCCGTGCCCTTGGTGCTTATAGACCCCGCGCGCCAGGACGCCTCCTTGCGCTCCGACGGCGCCCTGCGCGACGTGGCCCCCACGGTCCTGGACTTGATGGGCCTGGTTCCGCCCAAGGCCATGACCGGCAAGAGTCTGCTCGATACCGGAGAATAG
- the nadD gene encoding nicotinate-nucleotide adenylyltransferase has product MGSRVGICGGTFDPIHLAHLRASEEVAEELALDQVVFMPCASPPHKKRVQASAEHRLEMVRLAVQGHPEFAVSDLEIVRGGASRTLDTLGHLLEEDPERQLFFFLGNDQFFYLHTWHEPRLLLDMADFVVMDRPSSPRWDLLDYLQTELDPAFAPAEDGWFRLPGGKGVRQVATTLLDISSTDIKHRVASGRSISFLVPQAVEDYIKSMKLYTNAGQD; this is encoded by the coding sequence GTGGGCAGCCGCGTGGGGATCTGCGGGGGAACCTTCGACCCCATACACCTGGCCCACCTGCGGGCCTCCGAGGAGGTGGCCGAGGAGTTGGCGCTGGACCAGGTGGTCTTCATGCCCTGCGCCTCGCCTCCCCACAAAAAACGGGTGCAGGCCTCGGCGGAGCATCGCCTGGAGATGGTGCGCCTGGCGGTGCAGGGCCATCCCGAGTTCGCGGTGAGCGATCTGGAGATCGTCCGGGGCGGAGCCAGCCGCACCCTGGACACCTTGGGACACTTGCTCGAGGAAGACCCCGAGCGCCAGCTCTTTTTCTTTTTGGGCAACGACCAGTTTTTTTATCTGCACACCTGGCATGAGCCCCGGCTACTGCTGGACATGGCCGATTTCGTGGTCATGGACCGGCCCTCTTCGCCGCGCTGGGATCTTTTGGACTATTTGCAGACCGAGCTGGACCCGGCTTTTGCCCCGGCTGAAGACGGCTGGTTCCGCCTGCCGGGCGGCAAGGGGGTGCGTCAGGTGGCCACCACCCTGCTGGACATCTCCAGCACCGACATCAAGCACCGGGTGGCCTCGGGGCGCTCCATCAGCTTTCTTGTACCCCAGGCGGTGGAAGACTATATTAAAAGCATGAAACTCTACACCAACGCGGGCCAAGACTAG
- a CDS encoding M48 family metalloprotease — translation MAQRLLCLLLCLVLLGGLLPPPASALISLEEERKMGEEAYAEVIAAIPLVDDPDIVDYVRNLAKRLEAYVPDKPFPFTVYVADVGQMNAFAIPGGYIFMYRGMMTALESEAELAGVLAHEMGHVWRRHIAKRIEKSKSTNLASIAGLLAGLVLGGMVSPALGQALTMGSVAGGVQQQLAFSREDEQEADWAAFKTMTSAGYPPREMERSFQRIWKTEDYMGGNTPVYLRTHPTGPQRMEAMADMTRTWKGKPLHYDNSEFLRIQTRLIALYDPEPQAEKLLTNRRLSDPNSPYPIYGLALLNMRRHRYESALQFLERLGKLWPDNVYQIRAEGVCRLLMGQDAKAEALLERTLAKRPDDQDTLLALGQAYQRQGRLNESVKVLRRLVAQDETNQAALYELGISLGRLGQVGEASLYLGLSFVQRHNYRSAQYHLSRAVNNLADKPELQAKAKQALEQMDVNARLKRKRQAKKEDEQRPSPFVNYDLDRPYTLPLIPAHPSGR, via the coding sequence ATGGCCCAGCGTCTGCTTTGCCTGCTGCTTTGCCTGGTCCTCCTGGGCGGCTTGCTGCCGCCTCCGGCCAGCGCTCTGATCAGCCTGGAAGAAGAGCGCAAGATGGGCGAGGAGGCCTATGCCGAGGTGATCGCCGCCATCCCCCTGGTGGACGACCCGGACATCGTGGATTACGTGCGCAACCTGGCCAAGCGCCTGGAAGCCTACGTCCCCGACAAGCCGTTTCCCTTTACGGTATACGTGGCCGACGTGGGGCAGATGAACGCCTTCGCCATCCCCGGCGGATATATCTTCATGTACCGGGGTATGATGACCGCCCTGGAAAGCGAAGCCGAGTTGGCCGGGGTGCTGGCCCACGAAATGGGCCACGTGTGGCGCCGCCATATAGCCAAGCGCATCGAAAAATCCAAGAGCACCAACCTTGCCAGCATTGCCGGGCTGCTGGCCGGCCTGGTTCTGGGAGGCATGGTCTCCCCGGCCCTGGGCCAGGCCCTGACCATGGGTTCGGTGGCCGGCGGTGTCCAACAGCAGCTGGCCTTCAGCCGGGAAGACGAGCAAGAGGCGGACTGGGCGGCCTTCAAGACCATGACCTCCGCCGGTTACCCACCCCGGGAAATGGAACGCAGCTTCCAGCGCATCTGGAAGACGGAAGACTACATGGGGGGCAACACGCCGGTTTACCTGCGCACCCACCCCACCGGGCCCCAGCGCATGGAGGCCATGGCCGACATGACCCGGACCTGGAAGGGCAAGCCCCTGCACTATGACAACAGCGAGTTCCTGCGCATCCAGACCCGCCTGATCGCCTTGTACGACCCCGAGCCTCAGGCGGAAAAGCTGTTGACCAACCGCCGCCTGAGCGACCCCAACAGCCCCTACCCCATTTATGGCTTGGCTCTGCTCAACATGAGGCGGCACCGCTACGAATCGGCCCTGCAGTTTCTGGAGCGCCTGGGCAAGCTGTGGCCGGACAACGTGTACCAGATCCGGGCCGAGGGGGTCTGCCGCCTGCTGATGGGCCAAGACGCCAAGGCCGAGGCGCTTTTGGAGCGCACCCTGGCCAAGAGACCCGACGATCAGGACACGCTTTTGGCCCTGGGGCAAGCATATCAGCGTCAGGGACGGCTCAACGAATCCGTCAAGGTCTTGCGCCGCCTGGTGGCCCAGGACGAAACCAATCAAGCCGCCCTGTACGAATTGGGCATCAGCCTGGGGCGCTTGGGCCAGGTGGGGGAAGCCTCCCTCTACCTGGGCCTTTCCTTTGTCCAGAGACACAATTACCGTTCGGCCCAGTACCATCTGAGCCGGGCGGTCAACAACCTGGCGGATAAGCCGGAACTTCAGGCCAAGGCCAAGCAGGCCCTGGAGCAGATGGATGTTAACGCCCGCCTCAAACGAAAGCGTCAGGCCAAAAAGGAAGACGAGCAACGCCCTAGCCCGTTCGTAAATTACGATCTGGACCGGCCCTACACCCTTCCTCTCATCCCGGCGCACCCATCCGGCCGCTAA
- the fusA gene encoding elongation factor G — protein MAGEGRLRKTRNFGVVAHIDAGKTTFTERVLYYTGRTHKIGEVHEGTAVMDWMAEEQERGITITSAATTCEWQGHTLNIIDTPGHVDFTIEVERSLRVLDGVIAVFCAVGGVEPQSETVWHQADRYRVPKIAFINKMDRIGADFKAVLVQMKERLGANPLPLTIPWGAEDNFRGVIDLISMEALVWEDEELGATYVRQPIPEEMAEDAAQAREALLEAVAEIDDAIMELYLGEEEIPSKDIKAAIRKACCGLKLVPVFAGSALRNKGVQPVLDAVVDYLPSPLDVPPVEGTDPGNGELERRQADDGAPLSALAFKVQMDQGRKLVYVRVYSGTLKAGAEVYNVAKGVNEKVARILRMHANKRERLDAAKAGEIVGVMGLKNTSTGDTLATKDRPIMLEPIDTYEPVISVAVEPKTVGDQDKVAASLDKLADEDPTFKVRMDEDTGQTIISGMGELHLEVLVHRMKREFNLDVNVGRPQVVYRETVTVPAESSMGFDRELGGDRQVGAITMEIRPNPRGGGNTFRVEADPEQVPLNYHEVLGRAVEEGLTSGVVMGYPVVDTAVTITGGTFTPGLSTELGFRLACTMALKQGLEKAAAVLLEPIMRVEVIVPEEFMGEVIGDLNARGGSVEAVEPKGGANVVKALVPLRDMFGYSTDLRSATQGRAIFTMQFGHYDRTGDRKK, from the coding sequence ATGGCAGGCGAAGGCCGCCTCAGAAAAACCCGCAACTTTGGCGTGGTGGCCCACATCGACGCGGGCAAGACCACCTTTACCGAGCGGGTGCTCTATTACACCGGCCGCACCCACAAGATCGGCGAGGTGCACGAAGGCACCGCGGTGATGGATTGGATGGCCGAGGAGCAGGAGCGGGGCATCACCATCACCAGCGCGGCCACCACCTGTGAATGGCAGGGGCACACCCTCAACATCATCGATACCCCCGGCCACGTGGATTTCACCATCGAGGTGGAGCGCAGCCTGCGGGTCTTGGACGGCGTCATCGCGGTGTTCTGCGCGGTGGGCGGGGTGGAGCCCCAGTCGGAGACGGTGTGGCACCAGGCCGACCGCTACCGGGTGCCCAAGATCGCCTTCATCAACAAGATGGACCGCATCGGCGCCGACTTCAAGGCCGTGCTGGTGCAGATGAAAGAGCGCCTGGGGGCCAACCCCCTGCCGCTGACCATACCCTGGGGGGCGGAGGACAACTTCCGGGGGGTGATCGATCTCATCTCCATGGAGGCCCTGGTCTGGGAAGACGAGGAATTGGGTGCCACCTACGTGCGCCAGCCCATACCGGAGGAAATGGCCGAAGACGCCGCCCAGGCCCGCGAGGCGCTGTTGGAGGCGGTGGCCGAGATCGACGACGCCATCATGGAGCTTTACCTGGGCGAGGAGGAAATCCCGTCCAAGGATATCAAGGCCGCCATCCGCAAGGCCTGTTGCGGCCTCAAGCTGGTGCCGGTGTTCGCGGGCAGCGCCCTGCGCAACAAGGGCGTGCAGCCGGTGTTGGACGCGGTGGTGGACTACCTGCCTTCGCCCCTGGACGTGCCTCCCGTGGAGGGCACCGATCCGGGCAACGGGGAACTGGAGCGCCGCCAGGCCGACGACGGGGCTCCCTTGTCCGCGTTGGCCTTCAAGGTGCAGATGGACCAGGGCCGCAAGCTGGTCTACGTGCGGGTATACTCCGGCACCCTCAAGGCGGGGGCCGAGGTATACAACGTGGCCAAGGGCGTGAACGAAAAGGTGGCCCGCATCCTGCGCATGCACGCCAACAAGCGCGAGCGTCTGGACGCGGCCAAGGCCGGCGAGATCGTGGGGGTGATGGGGCTTAAAAACACCAGCACCGGCGACACCCTGGCCACCAAGGACCGCCCCATCATGCTGGAGCCCATAGACACCTACGAGCCGGTGATCAGCGTGGCGGTGGAGCCCAAGACGGTGGGCGACCAGGACAAGGTGGCCGCCAGCCTGGACAAGCTGGCCGATGAAGACCCCACCTTCAAGGTGCGCATGGACGAAGACACCGGCCAGACCATCATCAGCGGCATGGGCGAGTTGCACCTGGAAGTGCTGGTGCACCGCATGAAGCGCGAGTTCAACCTGGACGTGAACGTGGGACGGCCCCAGGTGGTCTACCGCGAGACGGTGACCGTCCCGGCGGAGAGCTCCATGGGCTTCGACCGCGAGTTGGGCGGCGACCGCCAGGTTGGCGCAATAACCATGGAGATCAGGCCCAACCCTCGGGGCGGCGGCAATACCTTCCGGGTGGAAGCCGACCCGGAACAGGTGCCGCTGAATTATCACGAGGTCTTGGGAAGGGCCGTGGAAGAGGGGCTCACCTCCGGCGTGGTCATGGGCTACCCGGTGGTGGACACCGCCGTAACCATTACCGGCGGCACTTTCACCCCCGGCCTGTCCACCGAGCTGGGCTTCCGCCTGGCCTGCACCATGGCCCTGAAACAGGGCCTGGAAAAGGCCGCGGCGGTCCTGTTGGAGCCCATCATGAGGGTGGAGGTGATCGTGCCCGAGGAGTTCATGGGCGAGGTCATCGGCGACCTCAATGCCCGGGGCGGCTCGGTGGAGGCGGTGGAGCCCAAGGGCGGGGCCAACGTGGTCAAGGCCCTGGTGCCCCTTAGGGACATGTTCGGCTACAGCACCGACCTGCGCTCCGCCACCCAGGGCCGGGCCATCTTCACCATGCAGTTCGGCCATTACGACCGCACCGGCGACCGCAAGAAGTAG
- a CDS encoding DUF2059 domain-containing protein encodes MRKLVLLLGLCLCLLLPSVAMSADQPSAKDTAQRLQSAQEYWKLSEVQKQIMDTIQRISGQLPPDQRQKFIDQGKAYFDEKRIAGIKKQWVAMCAEVFTAKELKAMVKFYGSPEGMAIRDKMPKLMDGNTKVIGGELSGFIKQEQTRLAKEAQEKAKKEAAAKPAKTPPAKDAKPADAKK; translated from the coding sequence ATGCGAAAGTTAGTATTGCTGTTGGGGTTGTGCCTTTGCCTCCTCCTGCCCTCCGTGGCCATGTCCGCCGACCAGCCCAGCGCCAAGGACACGGCCCAGCGCCTCCAGTCGGCCCAGGAGTATTGGAAACTCAGCGAGGTCCAAAAGCAGATCATGGACACCATCCAGCGCATCTCCGGCCAGCTGCCCCCGGACCAGCGCCAAAAGTTCATCGACCAGGGCAAAGCCTATTTCGATGAAAAACGCATCGCCGGCATCAAAAAACAGTGGGTGGCCATGTGCGCCGAGGTGTTCACCGCCAAAGAGCTTAAGGCCATGGTGAAGTTCTACGGATCGCCCGAGGGCATGGCCATCCGGGACAAGATGCCCAAGCTCATGGACGGCAACACCAAGGTAATCGGGGGTGAGTTGAGCGGGTTCATCAAGCAGGAGCAGACCCGTCTGGCCAAGGAAGCCCAAGAGAAGGCCAAGAAGGAGGCGGCCGCCAAGCCCGCCAAGACCCCGCCCGCCAAGGACGCCAAGCCCGCTGACGCCAAGAAATAG